From one Balaenoptera acutorostrata chromosome 6, mBalAcu1.1, whole genome shotgun sequence genomic stretch:
- the LOC130708444 gene encoding syntaxin-17-like, with translation MLQVEEIQHFFRMSEDEEKVKLSLLEPAIQKFTKIVIPTDLERLRKHQINIEKQICSNIREMEKLCLKVQKDDLELLKRMIDPVKEEASAATAEFLQLHLESVEELKKQFNDEETLLQPSLTRSMTVGGTFHTTEDEPDPQSMTQIYVLPEIPRDQNAAESWETLEVDLIELSQLVTDFSLLVNSQQEKIDSVEDHVNSAAVNVEEGTKNLGKAAKYKLAALPVAGALIGGVVGGPIGLLAGFKVAGIAAALGGGVLGFTGGKLLQRKKQKMMEKLTSSCPNLPSQTDKKMQLKTKLQYYWRQHVYPLLLLDTQSAFGT, from the coding sequence ATGTTGCAAGTAGAAGAGATACAACATTTTTTTAGGATGtctgaagatgaagaaaaagtgaaattaagcCTTCTTGAACCAGCTATTCAGAAATTTACTAAGATAGTAATCCCAACAGACCTGGAGAGGTTAAGAAAGCACCAGATAAATATTGAGAAGCAAATCTGCTCCAATATCCGAGAAATGGAGAAGCTTTGTTTGAAAGTCCAAAAGGATGACCTTGAACTTCTGAAGAGAATGATAGATCCTGTTAAAGAAGAAGCATCAGCAGCAACAGCAGAATTTCTTCAGCTCCATCTGGAATCTGTAGAAGAACTTAAGAAACAATTTAATGATGAAGAAACTTTATTACAGCCTTCTTTGACCAGATCCATGACTGTTGGTGGAACATTTCACACTACTGAAGATGAACCTGATCCTCAGAGTATGACTCAGATATATGTGTTGCCTGAAATTCCTCGAGATCAAAATGCTGCAGAATCATGGGAAACCTTAGAAGTGGACTTAATTGAACTTAGCCAACTGGTCACTGATTTCTCTCTCCTAGTGAATTCTCAGCAGGAGAAGATTGACAGCGTTGAAGACCATGtcaacagtgctgctgtgaatgttgAAGAGGGAACCAAAAACTTGGGGAAGGCTGCAAAATACAAGCTGGCAGCTCTGCCTGTGGCAGGTGCACTCATCGGAGGAGTGGTGGGGGGTCCGATTGGCCTCCTTGCAGGCTTCAAAGTGGCAGGAATTGCAGCTGCACTTGGTGGTGGGGTGTTGGGCTTCACAGGTGGAAAattgttacaaagaaagaaacagaaaatgatggAGAAGCTCACTTCCAGCTGTCCAAATCTTCCCAGCCAAACTGACAAAAAAATGCAGTTAAAAACCAAACTTCAGTATTACTGGCGCCAACATGTCTATCCTTTGCTGCTGTTGGACACTCAGTCAGCTTTTGGAACATGA